The DNA sequence tttattaagttaaagttttaaaattttggaattaataattagttatgAAGTAATCAGAATAATTCAAGAGCCAATTAGCTCAACtgttatgtaattataaattaatatcactttattactactaaattatgcatacttaattattataactattatgATTAATAGAATGGTTAATTGTCTAAACGTTATTAATCATTAACTCCTTCAGGTGTGTAATtgggaaataaataataatatgtaagtaGCTCCATACTAATATGTGTGGACCAACAGCAGAAACAATTTTGTGACTAAACAGTTCATAGATTCACTATCAGAAATAGCGAATGACTCTGATCATATAACAAGTCACTCCTTGTTAGAttacatttatgtaaatactgataattttgcacaaaatatttagatttcttTACTTACCAAAGCACAAGCCAGTAGATGGGATTTCTTTGGCTTGAGATGCACTTGACACAGATGTGGAGAAAGTGCGATAGATTGGCCTGGCAGCACGTACAATctgtatttacaataaaattatacatctCACATGGTTTCAGCTAATACTGATTATAGTAAACCgctaaagtttaaaatttggAATAAACAGGAAGTGAAAGCAGATTACAACATAATGCTGTGAAGCACACATGGATgacactttttattttgacaATGTAGCTCTACAGTGATAAAAGAATCGAAggattatattaaacaatcaGTGGTCTAAATAGCacattataattgtattggtTTAGTCATTTAGTTGCCACAAATGGCTCAGTAAACAGACAGATATTTGTCTGCTTCATAATCTACTGGGTAGAGTATGTCCTCACCATATCATATGTACCTCACAGTAGAGTATGGAGGCTATGGAAAGGTTTTCAAACACACAAACAATTGTGTAACATCACATTACAAAAgttgtatcaaataaaaaaaataataaataaattacaaaccaTAATTCACTTTGCTTTTGATAAACCTATGCTTACATGACATCagcattactttttttacaattttatttggtAACATTTGTATAAGTATGTCAAATAGATAGGATTTACCACAAGAAAAAGTAAATATCaacatatgtaatataaataattcttaaaatatacaatttttcgccaaatttacaagaaaataatgccataatatacaaaaacaagacTTGCATGCATAAACAAGTTTTTAATGTAGGACAGTAAAaaccaatatatttaatatcctTGTAGACCCCGAGtgataaactatattaaaaagctatttatatgatatatttcaTCGCTTCGcaaaaacttcaaaattatcgtgatacgaataaaattaactaaagtAGTTGTTATGTTCCATTGAACTTTGGACTTTGTATCTACAGTCGTGGAGGTGTACCAGTATGATTGAAATAGTAAAAGTAGGATAACACATTGCCTTAGAgcattaattaacataattgtaatattttaaagccgCGATATTTCACTAGAAAgattttagataatttaaaacaaagataTTCTTAATTATAAGAAACTTACTTGGCTTAGAGGATTCATAATGGTCGACCGGAGATAATGGTTATTTCCTTATTATAAGCTGTATGGAAtcgttacaataaaaaattcagtGGCCACGTCCGATATTAATAAACTTTCGATTTATAATAAGAAGTATAAAATCCCAAGTCCCGACAAAGAGAATGCTCGATTGCTATACATTACTCACTCACAGAGGCTTTTCACTTTTGTAACCAGTGATGCCAACTTCTACAGAATGTTTCCCCTaagaaaaactttaattatacGATAAAATATGCATCACAAATACACTCAAGTAGTATAAAATTCAAGCTTGGAGCTTTCTGGTTCTGGTACAAAGTACTCCTAAAAATTATCCTAACGGCCGCATTCTATACTCAATCCCAATCCAATTTTTACTactaaagattgatatttcaattcaatttaaataaaaaattacaataatgtaCTATCTAAAAATCCTCGAGAACAACTTGATCCCCCTAAATTTGGGGAGAAATCACTATTTGTGTGTACTAAATGGCCGATACTGGATTACGAACCTAAACCAAGTAAAAAGAATAATTctctaaaatatgtttatctcTTTCGTCAAACACAACGACACTGAAGACAGAAAgggacatatatattttacattacgtaccataaatgataaaaaataatttaaatgttgacAAGGGCTTCTCAAAACATGAAGTCTAGCCATATCGCTACCAAGTTTCTACATACTATACTACATGTACACATACTATTCACTAACATTCCCCTATAGAATTGGCGTTATACTGTTGAAAACGCTTTCTTAGCAGCGAAGGACCACAGGTATTACGATTTACGACTCTACGTACACATTCAAACAGGCATTTGCGTGTGGGAAAAAATACTGTCTAGATTTAAGTTCAAACGTTTCGTTTTCTATgacaaaaaaatgataaaatctCAAGAACAGTTCGTATTTGATTCGATATTGCCAAAAAATGCTGTCATTATAAGGAATTATTCATGACTGATTCtgaatattacataatttttatcatatttttggTTATAGGTATATGGACCccacttaattttattttaatcaaatgcTAATTAtcgaatttattgaaattggtATTTATGTTCAAATTTTCCTATAGTATCatgatcaaagaaaaaatctctaaagttatataattatgatgaatttaatacaaaatttattcaaaaaacaAGCCGTAGTGGTTTCCCAAATTCCTTTTTTGTCGAATAAAGCCTTCGTATTAGAGAGAGTGTGTTATATATCCTCTTACCAATAGCCTCTAACCATTTCTTCCATACAATctaatttttcaaaatctatgaataaaaaaacatcaaattattttcttaattagaTAGACGACCATGTTTTCTTATTACATAGgtattaatatatactaataaacatactttgtcgaataaataaaaacaagtaattttaaaaaattgtgctATCAAtcatatgttaatattatgtgGTAAATGTGAGTGagtgttaaaatataaaatttagtaaaCTACGAGTTGGATCACAAAAACCTgacaaattaactttaatatctAGATTTTTTACTCTACAAGCcagattatattaattagtgtAGTGGAAAATGATATGAAAGTCTCTCTATCAGTTAGAATACCTTGACACGATCAAGGAACGGAATAAGGTGATGGACGGCGCTTTGTTTTCACATTGGTATAATTTGTGAAAGTAAGAGCTTTATAATGGCGAAATACAAGAAGAGTTCCGGTCCGACATCACTGAAGACTCCTGCTGCCAGAATAAATGACAGAGCGCGTTTCAGTCTACGAAGGAGAACTGAAGACAGTTACTAGTGAAGTTCAGTATACTGCCCTCTTAAAGAGGGAGGAGTTATACTACCTTATATTAGTTAAGTTGCGCAACCAAATGTTAGAAATTATCCCTTTAGTTTTTTCCACACTCATAGAATGTAATATGTCCAAAATGTCGACTACACTTATATTAAAGTGTCACAAAGATTTAATAACCCTTAAATAAGCCATTAGCTACTTAGTTTCGTTAAATTAAGTTGGCAACATTGTCTATGAAAAAGCCAGAGGGATAGAAAGAGTACGAGAACTTATTCTTTGATCTCTGCATCTGTGAATACTTTGTACTAATCTATGAAAATCCTAAAATCTACTAATCTATAAAATAtccttttataattatatttttaaagtgatttATAGTGTGGAATGTGGATTCATACTAATGATCagtattctatatttattatttacaattttactacTTTTCAGTAAATCAAAATCTGGAGAATTGCCCATTATTATAAGAGATTGAAATAAGAGTAGTATACAGTTATTAAGAAGACTTAAAATGTTTAGTGGTTTCTGTAAACTAAGTAAAAGTTATTTTCCTTTACTCAATGCTACTGCAAAAAAAAACTCCATAAATGTTGTGAGGCAAAACTCAAAGTTTACTCCTGGCCAATCTATTAGACTGCAAAAGATAAAAGAGAAGGAACCCGGCGAAGTAATTAAATGGATGTTATTGGTAtagttattttactattatataaCCAATTTTGGTGCTAAGtgctataatttataaaattactttacatTTGAAGGTTATACCAGTTGGCTCCTTTGGCTTAGGTTGTTGGCAAGCATATCGCCTACAATGGAAGTTAGAACTTATAGACAGAATGCAATCAACAACAAATTCTTCGCCCGTGGATATCCCACATGAGTATGTAAGCTGTTACTAAAATAAGCAATACTATGAACTGAAAGGTTTTACGGTTTGTTAGTTTCAGCTTCTGtaacttatatttaatcaCTAATTACAGTTTTCATGAACTTGATAATATGGAATATAAACCTGTAAAAGTTAGAGGAGAATTTCTGCAtgataaagaatttttaatagGCCCAAGATCTCTGGTTGAAAATGAAAGTTTGCCAAGAGTTGGTTCATTTGTATCGGATCCTAAAAAAAACCAAGGATGGCTGGTGGTAACACCATTTAAATTGTCAGATACTGGGTAAGTTTTTATTGGTTAAAAAAccattataaatttgttatacatggtattttatattacaatggtatttttaattatataatttaattttgagaTATGATCTTAGATTTATATGTGATGACATCTTTTTATGAAACTGAAATATAAGTGAGTAAATCCGATTTTAGTGAGGTAATCTTAGTAAATCGTGGTTGGATACATCAAGGACTTCGGCCAAAGGAAAGGCGTCAAGCATCAATGATTAATGGTGAAGTTGAACTTACTGGAGTTGTCCGATTAACAGAAACAAGAAGTCCATTTATgccaaaaaataatccagttaAAGGTTCATGGTTCTATAGGTATGGTAAATTAGATAGGTTTTTAGTGATAAACTATATCTTGatttcataataaacatagTTTAGGCCTCAAATAGCTGTAGAATTAACTCCTGTACTTTTGTATATAAACAATGGTTCTTAGTTCTTTTTTGCTAATTCAGgcatattctatatatataataagactATTTCTTGTATATTGACAATAACATATAGACTTTATacttatggtaggggagcccacgatgctaaatggggatttactcgagcgtcgtagagacctattgggatgcaaagcatagataaaaagaagaaaaaaatgttatatgataaattccttttcatcggtgggggaagcggctatagattgttaaatatgtaaaaaaaaactgttgcatggacatcctcgagcgcgtcagatattgatagcatctatgccctacgtatttttaataatgtacgtatgttaatctgatcgtttgcatgatgcgggtggttgtatttaagggttgaaaatttaaaaaaaaaaaattatcgagcgcgtcagattttctaagggagtgttaagtgcaccaaaaaaaagctctcattcactaatctgacgatttcgataggacgcaaacccacagccattttcttaatttgcaaaaaaaaatcgcaattttgaaatactcaagcgcgtcagattaagatatatgtggttcatctttatgttctaaacgtactgtctcataatctgacgattatctagagggattcgcctgatctgacaaaaaaaaaatagaaaaacggttcacctaaagggccatccctgcaacttcccgctaattccattcctgggcgcttaaaattgatattttgagctcgctgagttcaaagaaataacatttctatgcatttgagctctcccagctcgaaagtctgatagaagtttcatagaacactatttttggaattttcaaaccgcaataacttttgaatggatcaagcaattttcacgcggttggcggcattcgacgcagttttatcatcctcataaataattttgcaattttaattgatcaaaccacaaatttcggagtaatcccgaaaaaacactttttcgggtttctttcgtgtacgatatctctcgaacgaatcaaccgcttttgaccagcttggtggcgatcgacgtggtttttcaagctcaaaggcggattagtttttgaagttgatcgataaagaaaccactttaaaaagaaatatttcttatttttttaagatttttcaaaatttctcaaaatctatcggtccgaatcggttcaaattcacaggaaatgtaattttgagggaaatatttagaacgccgtttagtagattccgatcggtttaaggaaatgtaggcatcacgcagctgcacgcatttaactttatcgacgaatttttgttatttcggcttgcggaaatcgtcagattatatatttttcattattcttgaattatttccttcaaaataaaaaaaaaattagctacgctcgagaatgtcgagatgacgtttttttttacaactttgttgccctcccctttttttccgtcactctcaaattgtcagattagtggaatatacactttttaggatgtaattaactcaccctaccttaatctgacgcgctcgggaatttctgatggtcaatttttttttactaaactgatcctgtctccttcacgtgcggctttatatatgggcctcatattttgtggaggtacttaaccgggtacaaggtatccccctatatattaatctgccgcgcttgagtaaatcccgaaatcccctcttgggctcccctaccattagtagttttatatttttaaatagtgacacctaacaaaacaaaatatattcttttttaGGGATTTGCATCAAATGAGTGCATACTTAGGATGTGCACCAGTATGGATAGACGCAAGAGGCAATCCGGAGCCACCAGAAGGATGGCCCTTGCCCAATCAAACACGAGTCAATCTAAGAAATGAACATATGTCATATCTTATAACTTGGTACTTGTTGTCAGCATTTACTGCAGTTATGTGGCATCGCTACTTTATAAGGAAACTTCCTCTTGTGTAGAGCATCAATGTTTGTTTGTagtataacaaatatttatattgaattgtCATTTTCTTTACCTTGCTAAGTAGttggtaaaaaattacaatgtgTAGTCCCTTAGGTTATTAAGAGAGCCTTACAATTTACCTAATCCCATAGGAAACAGTTTGCTATGAGTAATTGATCAGAGAGTTAATagcaatttataattaacaaaatatgcaatattataaagtttcaGATTTTATTATGGTCTCTTAAATAATAGGAAAATGTTGTATCATTAAGATAAAGAGCgtgaacaattttatattttctatttacgaAAATTAGTATATAGCTGATTAAACAAACCCAAAAGCTTTTTAGGGGAAAgaggtttaaataaattttcgagGTATatgagaaaatttattatggaTAGCTTACACGGATCGTCAATTTATAGTCGCGTTTGGTTGtttctattataaaagaaatgaagttgattttttatgattatatattttctgaattgaaaaaataaaagttgacCTTTAGTGGAAGAAGGATGGCGTACTTTTCCTCCTACCTACGAAGGGTACTCGATCAATCTAAGCACTGTCTGGCCGGCCCGAAGGCCCAAGTAACCTTTCAGGATATCTTCGTGTCTTCTTTATGGTATGCAGTCGCAAATTGTGGGCGTCGCTGcaagttaatataataatatgcacGCAGAATAATTACGGAAacttattagtttaaatttataatgctaATTGCGTTTATGGCATATTACAAAAACACATTCAATGTCACTCGAGTCTCaaagtaataacaattaatcaTACAGAATGACTTCCTTTACACTTTAGCCGAAATTTATATGctcattaaaacattttttatatataaataaggacctaaaatataagtggtatttaatatagaacctcttctaaaataattgaaaaagtagaggaattttattaattgagaTACATAACTAAAATGATTAAACACTGGTTCAAggaactttaaattttttagtgttctgttttatttgtaaatgtaggttatttatttaaaaaataaataaatataagatataGTTTATTcgacataaactaaaattggTAAGCCCATGTATTCGGtcgataatttaattttcaacagCTATCTCTCTTTCGCAACAAATAACACGATAGATTTTTAGTAAAGGTACATTGAATTGTAGAAGTTATCCTTTATATACTGAAAGACAACAGATGAATGATGATTGCACTTgtgtacagataccggcaaacttcttgagcattaaacaagggagtgggggaaagtttgcgcatcgCGGGACACAACACAAatgtcaactgatttaccaatcacgcgatcgcCACGTCACTCTTCCGCCGCAGCACACCACCGCCCAAGTGATACCTATAAATCGATTCTGCGCAGGCAATGACATTTCGTCATGATCGTTCTACGGattgtcggatttgaaaaacatccaaaatccactttttatcatatttggatactataCTGACTAAATTTTAtggctatatttaaaaaatccatgtgttttaaattccaaattaatcagtcggtaaagtgacgaATTCGAtagaaacatgtgatttttctagaaaactgtgtaatttaatgttagtatttttattttgtttcaaaacaaagtcttttgtttgcttgtatgccaattttcataataacagaatataaattaaaatagttatgacaaaaactaacatgattacattattttgaaatggctgccctgtaaagtttactatttgtctgATCCGTCATTATTCGATCTACGATccgtttgccggtatctgtaggAAGGGTGTAGAGCGCACTGCACATCTTAAGACCTAAAGGGACAATCATCAACCGGTCTAACGGCCATTTGGCTGACCcgatatttgttttcaatcacagtaattcattaaaaattagtaaGGGATGTCTAAGTTCCTAAGTTGTTCTTGGTATTAGCTTTCCGAAACATGCCGTTGTTTTTGGATTTCAGACATACCGGTTTTCTCATGATGTTCTCCTTAATTGATGAGCGAGTGTTAGCTGCGCGCAGAGAAAACCGGTAATACCTTCATTAATATCTTACACAAAATTACGTAAATTCTATAAACgatgtcaaatatttttagtacctacacttaagttttaaaaagaattcgtaAGCCTATTAAATTATCTGTAATTAATTCGTCTTGTGATGTCTATTGATATCAGGATCGCTGTCAGTTTCGCTATTGAAATTTACAGAGTGAGGACTCAATTTCTCACTTTGTCTCGcgataaagtaatttttatcccGTTTTTAATGCTCAGTTGTCACAAAACAGCGAGattgtattttgtaaaatcGATATTAAAcctaattcttaaaattaaaataccttcGTTATCTGCTAGtagtatattaatagaaaaaattaatttgtgtcTAATTTATTCTGttgttgtttaaattttaatttgaaataatttaaagaaaaagattaatataatgagtagctataattataaaggttaaactaatgatttttttctttattgacgttcataagtgtgtgttacctaaataaataaataattttgagtttttatttatgtaaacttcttacaaTAAGTCATAATACCTACCTAATAATCGAATACGATTTTAACGATAAAGATTTCGACAGTATCTATGTTAATGTTATGATTGTCTTGacttaataatttagataaaaaaacagGCCCAGCAAACAATTTTGGTgctaaattataatgaaagaCCTGCAATTAGGATTCACCCTATGTCGTCTTGTTGCCGGCAGTTCTAACATTTTTTCCTCtcaaattaattgattatttgagaactattattaatttttataggaGTATGCAACGTATAATGGGTAGTagtcataattaaaatagtatgCTCATTTTATGTTGAAATTGGTTGAATATATTAGTAGTTCATGGTTCATACTCCACTGACAGCAGTAATTGTACCTAGGTCCTCCGTGGGTTCATAAC is a window from the Pieris napi chromosome Z, ilPieNapi1.2, whole genome shotgun sequence genome containing:
- the LOC125062712 gene encoding surfeit locus protein 1 isoform X2, which encodes MSIFHELDNMEYKPVKVRGEFLHDKEFLIGPRSLVENESLPRVGSFVSDPKKNQGWLVVTPFKLSDTGEVILVNRGWIHQGLRPKERRQASMINGEVELTGVVRLTETRSPFMPKNNPVKGSWFYRDLHQMSAYLGCAPVWIDARGNPEPPEGWPLPNQTRVNLRNEHMSYLITWYLLSAFTAVMWHRYFIRKLPLV
- the LOC125062712 gene encoding surfeit locus protein 1 isoform X1, which encodes MFSGFCKLSKSYFPLLNATAKKNSINVVRQNSKFTPGQSIRLQKIKEKEPGEVIKWMLLVIPVGSFGLGCWQAYRLQWKLELIDRMQSTTNSSPVDIPHDFHELDNMEYKPVKVRGEFLHDKEFLIGPRSLVENESLPRVGSFVSDPKKNQGWLVVTPFKLSDTGEVILVNRGWIHQGLRPKERRQASMINGEVELTGVVRLTETRSPFMPKNNPVKGSWFYRDLHQMSAYLGCAPVWIDARGNPEPPEGWPLPNQTRVNLRNEHMSYLITWYLLSAFTAVMWHRYFIRKLPLV